The following proteins are encoded in a genomic region of Streptomyces sp. NBC_01723:
- the pgeF gene encoding peptidoglycan editing factor PgeF has protein sequence MIGQRDTVDGAHFGFTDRWGGVSAVPYEELNLGGAVGDDPGAVTANRELAAKSLGVDPDRVVWMNQVHGADVAVVDGPWGEGPVPRVDAVVTAERGLALAVLTADCVPVLLADPVAGVAAAAHAGRPGLVAGVVPAAVRAMAGLGADPARVVARTGPAVCGLCYEVPEEMRAEVAAAEPAAHAETSWGTPAVDVAAGVHAQLERLGVRDLVGSPVCTRESRDHFSYRRDRTTGRLASYVWLD, from the coding sequence GTGATAGGACAGCGCGACACCGTGGACGGCGCGCACTTCGGCTTCACCGACCGGTGGGGCGGAGTGAGCGCCGTTCCGTACGAGGAGCTCAATCTCGGCGGCGCGGTCGGCGACGACCCCGGCGCCGTCACGGCCAACCGGGAGCTGGCCGCCAAGTCGCTGGGCGTGGACCCGGACCGGGTGGTCTGGATGAACCAGGTGCACGGCGCCGACGTCGCCGTCGTCGACGGTCCCTGGGGCGAGGGCCCGGTCCCGCGGGTCGACGCGGTCGTCACCGCCGAACGCGGTCTCGCCCTCGCCGTCCTCACCGCCGACTGCGTGCCCGTCCTGCTCGCCGACCCGGTCGCCGGTGTGGCCGCCGCGGCCCACGCGGGCCGGCCCGGCCTGGTCGCCGGGGTCGTCCCCGCGGCCGTACGGGCCATGGCCGGACTCGGCGCGGACCCCGCCCGGGTCGTCGCCCGCACCGGACCCGCCGTGTGCGGCCTGTGCTACGAGGTACCCGAGGAGATGCGGGCCGAGGTGGCCGCCGCCGAGCCGGCCGCGCACGCCGAGACGAGCTGGGGCACCCCGGCGGTCGACGTGGCCGCGGGCGTGCACGCGCAGCTCGAACGGCTCGGGGTGCGCGACCTGGTGGGGTCGCCGGTGTGCACCCGGGAGTCGCGGGACCACTTCTCGTACCGACGCGACCGCACCACCGGGCGGCTCGCGAGCTATGTCTGGCTGGACTGA